A stretch of Impatiens glandulifera unplaced genomic scaffold, dImpGla2.1, whole genome shotgun sequence DNA encodes these proteins:
- the LOC124917052 gene encoding probable F-box protein At4g22030 produces the protein MAAFQISSLISSSSSFPCRRHVAKSTINHPNKLTINALSLPDLSARVLVEELQQRSSGSNNSIYKNIIRSNVPFTPSPKQGTKSPTTIPKLYAIMEAIADRIEMHRNIKEQRENWNSLLLNSVNAMTLTAATISAIAAAGGSHVVALSSCSSLLYLAATGLLIIVNKIQPSQLAEEQRNAARLFQKLRREIQTKLSIGNPESKDHREAMDKVLALDRAYPLPLLGKMLEKFPEGVEPAKWWPEKRIRRQESMSPAAARGGGNGWDEGLEERMKGVVGVLRRRDKEDYLRLGEKALKLNKMLGIAGPVLTTVAAVGSALMGPSHSGLATVVGVAAGAMAAVINAVEHGGQVGMVFEMYRSNAGFFSLMEEWIEGNLEEKRGINGKVMEMKVALELGRSLSELRDLTDSSLMADQEEEFGSKLF, from the coding sequence ATGGCGGCTTTTCAAATTTCAAGCTTGATATCGTCTTCTTCCTCGTTTCCTTGTCGGAGACATGTCGCCAAATCCACAATCAACCATCCAAACAAGCTAACCATCAACGCCCTTTCCCTCCCGGACCTAAGCGCCAGAGTCTTGGTCGAAGAATTGCAGCAAAGAAGCAGCGGTAGTAACAATAGTATTTACAAGAACATTATTAGATCAAACGTCCCGTTTACACCTTCCCCCAAACAGGGCACTAAATCTCCAACCACCATCCCCAAGCTCTACGCCATAATGGAAGCCATCGCCGACAGGATAGAGATGCACAGGAACATCAAGGAACAACGAGAGAACTGGAACAGTCTTCTGTTAAATTCTGTTAACGCCATGACCCTAACCGCCGCAACCATCTCCGCAATCGCCGCCGCCGGTGGGTCCCATGTGGTCGCTCTCAGCTCCTGCTCGAGTCTCTTATACTTGGCCGCGACTGGATTGTTGATCATCGTGAACAAGATCCAACCCTCTCAATTGGCGGAGGAACAGAGGAATGCGGCGAGGCTGTTCCAGAAACTTCGACGTGAAATCCAGACCAAACTGTCTATCGGGAATCCTGAGTCCAAGGACCATAGAGAAGCTATGGATAAAGTTCTTGCGCTGGACAGAGCCTACCCGCTTCCCTTACTCGGGAAAATGCTAGAAAAGTTTCCGGAGGGAGTGGAGCCAGCCAAGTGGTGGCCGGAGAAGAGAATTAGACGGCAAGAAAGTATGTCTCCGGCGGCAGCAAGAGGCGGCGGCAACGGATGGGACGAAGGGCTGGAGGAGAGGATGAAAGGGGTAGTGGGTGTGTTGAGAAGGAGAGATAAGGAAGATTACTTGAGACTGGGGGAGAAAGCATTGAAGTTAAATAAGATGTTAGGAATAGCCGGTCCTGTTTTAACGACCGTGGCAGCTGTGGGCTCTGCTTTGATGGGGCCGAGCCACTCCGGTTTGGCAACTGTGGTCGGAGTTGCTGCCGGAGCTATGGCGGCGGTGATAAACGCGGTGGAGCACGGCGGGCAAGTGGGAATGGTGTTCGAGATGTACAGAAGCAATGCAGGGTTCTTCAGTTTGATGGAAGAATGGATAGAGgggaatttggaggagaagagAGGGATCAATGGGAAGGTTATGGAAATGAAGGTGGCTTTGGAGTTGGGGAGGAGCTTATCAGAGCTAAGGGATCTTACTGATTCCTCATTAATGgcagatcaagaagaagaattCGGAAGCAAACTCTTTTGA
- the LOC124917053 gene encoding probable F-box protein At4g22030, with translation MAAFQISSLISSSSSFPCRRHVAKSTINHPNKLTINALSLPDLSARVLVEELQQRSSGSNNSIYKNIIRSNVPFTPSPKQGTKSPTTIPKLYAIMEAIADRIEMHRNIKEQRENWNSLLLNSVNAMTLTAATISAIAAAGGSHVVALSSCSSLLYMAATGLLIILNKIQPSQLAEEQRNAARLFQKLRREIQTKLSIGNPESKDHREAMDKVLALDRAYPLPLLGKMLEKFPEGVEPAKWWPEKRIRRQESMSPAAARGGGNGWDEGLEERMKGVVGVLRRRDKEDYLRLGEKALKLNKMLGIAGPVLTTVAAVGSALMGPSHSGLATVVGVAAGAMAAVINAVEHGGQVGMVFEMYRSNAGFFSLMEEWIEGNLEEKRGINGNVMEMKVALELGRSLSELRDLTDSSLMADQEEEFGSKLF, from the coding sequence ATGGCGGCTTTTCAAATTTCAAGCTTGATATCGTCTTCTTCCTCGTTTCCTTGTCGGAGACATGTCGCCAAATCCACAATCAACCATCCAAACAAGCTAACCATCAACGCCCTTTCCCTCCCGGACCTAAGCGCCAGAGTCTTGGTCGAAGAATTGCAGCAAAGAAGCAGCGGTAGTAACAATAGTATTTACAAGAACATTATTAGATCAAACGTCCCGTTTACACCTTCCCCCAAACAGGGCACTAAATCTCCAACCACCATCCCCAAGCTCTACGCCATAATGGAAGCCATCGCCGACAGGATAGAGATGCACAGGAACATCAAGGAACAACGAGAGAACTGGAACAGTCTTCTGTTAAATTCTGTTAACGCCATGACCCTAACCGCCGCAACCATCTCCGCAATCGCCGCCGCCGGTGGGTCCCATGTGGTCGCTCTCAGCTCCTGCTCGAGTCTCTTATACATGGCCGCGACCGGATTGTTGATCATCTTGAACAAGATCCAACCCTCTCAATTGGCGGAGGAACAGAGGAATGCGGCGAGGCTGTTCCAGAAACTTCGACGTGAAATCCAGACCAAACTGTCTATCGGGAATCCTGAGTCCAAGGACCATAGAGAAGCTATGGATAAAGTTCTTGCGCTGGACAGAGCCTACCCGCTTCCCTTACTCGGGAAAATGCTAGAAAAGTTTCCGGAGGGAGTGGAGCCAGCCAAGTGGTGGCCGGAGAAGAGAATTAGACGGCAAGAAAGTATGTCTCCGGCGGCAGCAAGAGGCGGCGGCAACGGATGGGACGAAGGGCTGGAGGAGAGGATGAAAGGGGTAGTGGGTGTGTTGAGAAGGAGAGATAAGGAAGATTACTTGAGACTGGGGGAGAAAGCATTGAAGTTAAACAAGATGTTAGGAATAGCCGGTCCTGTTTTAACAACCGTGGCAGCTGTGGGCTCTGCTTTGATGGGGCCGAGCCACTCCGGTTTGGCAACGGTGGTCGGAGTTGCTGCCGGAGCAATGGCGGCGGTGATAAACGCGGTGGAGCACGGCGGGCAAGTGGGAATGGTGTTCGAGATGTACAGAAGCAATGCAGGGTTCTTCAGTTTGATGGAAGAATGGATAGAGgggaatttggaggagaagagAGGGATCAACGGGAATGTTATGGAAATGAAGGTGGCTTTGGAGTTGGGGAGGAGCTTATCAGAGCTCAGGGATCTTACTGATTCCTCATTAATGgcagatcaagaagaagaattCGGAAGCAAACTCTTTTGA